In the Dolichospermum flos-aquae CCAP 1403/13F genome, AGTGTTAATTCTGATTTAGATAGTATTCGTCGTCAACTGGAAGGTTTATTATAGTTTGTTATTAGTTATTAGTTATTGGTGATTGGTGATTGGTGATTGGTAATTGGTGATTGGTGATTGGTGATTGGTGATTGGTGATTGGTGATTGGTGATTGGTCATTGGTGATTGGTGATTGGTGATTGGTGATTGGTGATTGGTGATTGGTCATTGGTCATTGGTCATTGGTCATTGGTCATTGGTGATTGGTCGTAAATAACAACTGACAACTGACAACTAACAACTGACAACTGTACGGGCGAAGCATTTGGAGAACTATTTTTGGCAATGACCGATAATTTATCTTCCAAATGCTTCGCCCCTACTAACAACTGACAACTGACAACTAACAACTAACACAGTATACACAAATGACAAATTTCCAGGAACGCGGGCATCTGCTCACCGAACAAGTTAATCCCCATAGTCTCAATTTAGACCAACTCAACTCTTTAGAGTTGGTAGAATTATTTAATAGCGAAGACCAAAAGGCAGTAGCAGCAGTAGCAGCGGCTAAAGTTCAGTTAGCAGCAGCTATTGACCTCGCAGCAGAAAAACTGCGTCAAGGTGGCCGTTTATTTTATGTGGGTGCAGGGACAAGTGGCAGATTAGGAGTATTAGATGCTGCCGAGTGTCCACCTACTTTCTGTACTTCCCCAGAATTGGTACAAGGGATTATTGCTGGTGGTGCGGGAGCATTAGTCCGCAGTTCCGAGGATTTGGAAGATCGAGCGGAAGATGGCGAAACGGCGATCGCGCAACGACAAATCACGCAACTGGATGTAGTCGTCGGCATCACGGCTGGGGGAACAACGCCTTTCGTTCACGGTGCCATTAATGCAGCGCGTCAACGGGGGGCTAAGACTATTTTTATAGCCTGTGTTCCCACAGAACAAGTCGGTATTGAAGTTGATATTGATATTCGTTTATTGACAGGACCAGAAATTTTAGCTGGTTCTACTCGCTTAAAAGCGGGGACGGTGACAAAATTAGTGTTAAATACCCTTTCGACTGGGGTAATGGTTAAACTAGGTAAAGTGTATGGGAATCGCATGGTTGATGTCGCTGTCACGAATCAAAAATTACATGATCGCGCTTTACGGATCTTACAAGACTTAACTAGTTTAAGTCGAGAAGCAGCCGGGTTTTTACTAGAACATAGTGGTAAATCGGTTAAATTGGCATTATTAATGCACTGGACTGGTTTAGACCAAGAATTTGGGAAACAACTACTAGCCAGCCATCAAGGCAATCTTCGACTGGCTGTAACTAGCTGTCAACCAGACATAAAAGCCAAGAATAAGAAAAGTCAGGAATAATTCATTCTAAATTCTGATTCGGTGA is a window encoding:
- the murQ gene encoding N-acetylmuramic acid 6-phosphate etherase, with the translated sequence MTNFQERGHLLTEQVNPHSLNLDQLNSLELVELFNSEDQKAVAAVAAAKVQLAAAIDLAAEKLRQGGRLFYVGAGTSGRLGVLDAAECPPTFCTSPELVQGIIAGGAGALVRSSEDLEDRAEDGETAIAQRQITQLDVVVGITAGGTTPFVHGAINAARQRGAKTIFIACVPTEQVGIEVDIDIRLLTGPEILAGSTRLKAGTVTKLVLNTLSTGVMVKLGKVYGNRMVDVAVTNQKLHDRALRILQDLTSLSREAAGFLLEHSGKSVKLALLMHWTGLDQEFGKQLLASHQGNLRLAVTSCQPDIKAKNKKSQE